A single genomic interval of Cucumis sativus cultivar 9930 chromosome 5, Cucumber_9930_V3, whole genome shotgun sequence harbors:
- the LOC101217596 gene encoding zinc finger protein CONSTANS-LIKE 6 — MCRNDSLIKHPIRKSRTKTRRPKFLSLRLQLTSPKSPPMIHHPPLPPPPPPPQKQLTLFPLHPENLQVEDREDDVAFIFENDDVVSSSCCSLQSFLPCYQNEMSSEEESRNLVEEAELVRTAMRNRERETGVEEKWVCYSEVVEKKEEEVTSTAADEWVKKVKMMKKKKKKKKIKMEMIGKQLWLKLDYEGILNAWPDKAPLFINGESPQTVPDLHDDPYLCSDSLLSRNVMDGIGSEGHNSSNNTNNNSSSNVWKVPEIGIMKKEELILEGKEGWKMGQREASVLRYKEKRQSRLFSKRIRYEVRKLNAEKRPRMKGRFVKRS; from the exons ATGTGCAGGAACGACTCATTAATCAAACACCCAATTCGTAAATCTCGAACCAAAACCAGACGACCCAAATTCCTCAGTCTTCGATTACAGTTAACTTCTCCCAAATCACCACCGATGATCCACCACCCACCACTGCCACCGCCACCTCCTCCGCCTCAGAAACAGCTAACTCTGTTTCCCCTGCATCCGGAGAATCTACAAGTAGAAGACAGAGAAGACGACGTCGCCTTCATCTTCGAAAACGACGATGTCGTAAGTAGCAGCTGCTGCAGCTTACAAAGCTTTCTCCCATGTTACCAAAACGAGATGTCATCGGAGGAAGAGTCTCGGAATTTGGTGGAGGAGGCAGAGCTTGTACGGACGGCGATGAGGAACAGAGAAAGGGAAACGGGGGTGGAGGAGAAATGGGTTTGTTATTCGGAAGTGGTGGAGAAGAAGGAGGAGGAAGTGACGAGTACGGCGGCGGATGAGTGGGTTAAGAAGGttaagatgatgaagaagaagaagaagaagaagaagattaagATGGAGATGATTGGGAAACAGTTATGGTTGAAGCTTGATTATGAAGGGATATTGAACGCTTGGCCTGATAAAGCTCCTCTGTTCATCAATGGAGAATCACCTCAGACCGTTCCTGATCTTCATGATGATCCATATCTCTGCTCTGATTCTCTTCTTAGT AGAAATGTGATGGATGGAATAGGAAGTGAAGGGCATAATAGCAGTAACAATACTAATAACAATAGCAGCAGTAATGTGTGGAAAGTCCCAGAAATTGgaataatgaagaaagaagaattgatattagaaggaaaagaaggaTGGAAAATGGGCCAGAGAGAGGCGAGTGTTTTGagatacaaagaaaaaaggcaAAGCCGTCTTTTCTCCAAACGTATTCGCTATGAAGTCAGAAAACTCAATGCTGAAAAGCGTCCCAGAATGAAG GGTCGTTTTGTGAAAAGAAGTTGA